From Pseudomonas sp. StFLB209, a single genomic window includes:
- a CDS encoding transporter, whose product MRNIGSCSCASFGLLMAAQFAQADVRPDPGDYTALPKGTNAVVLYQQNPRGEAQYSGGEKVADDLGLKMTVGVLRLIHFTDFFGTGYTWDPQIVIPFGHQEVGLIDSKNTGIGDITFGGTVWTIADQARNEHLGWSVFVTAPNGADKDQGFALSNNRWALDLQVGYIKGLTDRITWDVIAETEFYDNQRSTDAKKEPLLQLHNHLRYNFTPQTYAALSYRHNWGARETLDGRTLASRHDNGTVGFTVATMLSNQLQVLGQVQRDTSIREGVKIDHSLQFRLAYFY is encoded by the coding sequence ATGAGAAACATTGGCTCTTGCTCGTGTGCAAGTTTTGGCTTGCTGATGGCGGCTCAGTTCGCCCAGGCGGATGTGCGTCCCGACCCCGGTGATTACACCGCGTTACCGAAGGGCACTAACGCCGTCGTGCTCTATCAACAGAATCCGCGGGGGGAGGCGCAGTATTCCGGTGGCGAAAAAGTTGCCGATGACCTGGGGCTGAAAATGACCGTGGGTGTGTTGCGCCTGATCCACTTCACGGATTTTTTTGGCACTGGCTACACTTGGGATCCGCAGATCGTGATCCCGTTCGGGCATCAGGAGGTAGGTCTGATCGACAGCAAGAACACCGGCATCGGTGACATCACTTTCGGCGGTACGGTATGGACCATCGCTGATCAGGCGCGTAATGAACATCTGGGCTGGTCGGTGTTTGTCACGGCCCCCAACGGTGCAGACAAAGACCAGGGCTTTGCCTTGAGCAATAACCGCTGGGCACTGGACCTGCAGGTCGGCTATATCAAGGGCCTGACCGACCGCATCACCTGGGACGTGATCGCCGAGACCGAGTTCTATGACAATCAGCGTTCCACTGACGCAAAGAAAGAGCCGTTGCTGCAACTGCACAACCACTTGCGCTACAACTTCACCCCGCAAACCTACGCGGCGCTGTCTTACCGGCATAACTGGGGCGCCAGAGAAACACTGGACGGGCGCACACTGGCAAGCCGTCACGATAACGGCACTGTAGGTTTTACCGTGGCGACCATGCTCAGTAATCAGTTACAGGTGTTGGGGCAAGTGCAGCGGGATACTTCGATTCGTGAAGGGGTCAAGATCGACCATTCGTTGCAGTTTCGCCTGGCCTATTTCTACTGA
- a CDS encoding helix-turn-helix domain-containing protein has protein sequence MPVTLEHLTRIAHIECSKVTAQNTGYPKHAHEEYVISANLRGHERIWFDGRQQQVSPGQVTLYNPMTIQASEFTAEGVQFISLHLDAQTLHSALSETASTHALPILHEGALSDTALFGAITGLYQCLDTLDVEEALLSLVSELARLTTSAAKPAEPARVGQLIRFMQANLNEPLELEDLCAEANVSKFHLVRSFKAAAQLPPMQYFQQLRLIEARKRLRHGEPPARVAAELGFFDQAHLSNAFRKVMGASPLGYSSMLAGGEAGKNSR, from the coding sequence ATGCCTGTGACACTGGAACATCTGACCCGCATCGCGCACATCGAGTGCTCGAAGGTAACAGCGCAGAACACCGGCTACCCGAAACATGCCCATGAAGAGTATGTCATCAGCGCCAACCTGCGCGGTCACGAACGGATCTGGTTCGACGGTCGCCAGCAGCAGGTCAGTCCGGGTCAGGTCACGTTGTACAACCCCATGACCATTCAGGCGTCGGAGTTTACCGCCGAGGGGGTGCAGTTCATCAGCCTGCACCTTGACGCACAGACGCTGCACTCGGCACTCAGCGAAACCGCCAGCACGCATGCCCTGCCGATTCTGCACGAAGGCGCGCTGAGCGATACCGCACTGTTCGGTGCCATCACCGGGCTTTATCAGTGCCTCGACACGCTTGATGTTGAAGAAGCGTTGCTGAGCCTGGTCAGCGAGCTGGCGCGGCTCACGACGTCGGCCGCCAAGCCAGCGGAGCCGGCGCGCGTCGGGCAGTTGATCCGCTTCATGCAGGCCAACCTCAATGAACCGCTTGAACTCGAAGACCTCTGCGCCGAAGCCAACGTGTCAAAGTTTCATCTGGTACGCAGCTTCAAGGCCGCCGCGCAGTTGCCGCCCATGCAGTATTTCCAGCAGTTGCGCCTGATCGAAGCCCGCAAGCGTCTACGCCATGGCGAGCCGCCGGCACGGGTTGCCGCAGAGCTGGGCTTTTTCGATCAGGCCCATCTGAGCAACGCCTTCCGTAAAGTGATGGGCGCATCGCCGCTGGGCTACAGCTCGATGCTTGCTGGCGGTGAAGCCGGGAAAAACTCCAGGTAG
- a CDS encoding MarR family winged helix-turn-helix transcriptional regulator, translated as MSEKKQPGLGELLRYVNELVEHGAQHHYQQMGLDYRARFTPVLRAIQAGASTVTQITAHSHLTQGAISQTVGQMESEGLIARQRQADARMSRIELTAHGQQLIARLEQHWATTFQVIENLEQEIGYPLCQALQHAARALEQKGFAQRLTELKLNHCAGKALNEQ; from the coding sequence ATGTCCGAGAAAAAACAACCCGGCCTGGGTGAACTGCTGCGCTATGTCAACGAATTGGTAGAGCACGGCGCGCAACACCACTACCAGCAGATGGGCCTGGACTACCGGGCGCGCTTCACGCCGGTGCTGCGTGCCATTCAGGCCGGCGCCAGCACCGTGACGCAGATCACCGCCCACAGTCACCTGACCCAGGGCGCGATCAGCCAGACGGTGGGTCAGATGGAGAGCGAGGGCCTGATTGCTCGCCAGCGTCAGGCAGATGCACGTATGAGCCGCATCGAGCTGACCGCCCACGGCCAGCAGTTGATCGCCCGCCTTGAGCAGCACTGGGCAACCACTTTTCAGGTGATCGAAAACCTCGAACAGGAGATCGGCTATCCGCTGTGTCAGGCACTGCAACACGCCGCTCGGGCGCTGGAGCAGAAAGGCTTTGCCCAGCGGCTGACAGAACTGAAACTCAACCACTGCGCAGGAAAAGCACTCAATGAGCAATAA
- a CDS encoding class I SAM-dependent methyltransferase, giving the protein MSNNWFDQGAADYSRYRPHYPAALSEYLASLAPNRTLAVDVGCGNGQLTQQLAGHFSQVAGFDPSAEQIAHTVAHSNITYQCAPAESIPLPDQSASLITAAQAAHWFDLPVFYNEVRRIAERGAVLALISYGVLGLEGELGKRFAQFYWQEIGPYWPAERKLVDEGYQTLAFPFEPVTAPALSIKLDWDLPAFLGYVSTWSAVRKAQQDAQQDLLLRFAQDLAAMWGDATDTRTISWPINMRVGKVLS; this is encoded by the coding sequence ATGAGCAATAACTGGTTCGATCAGGGCGCGGCTGATTACTCGCGTTATCGGCCTCACTACCCTGCTGCACTGAGCGAATACCTGGCCAGCCTCGCGCCGAACCGGACCCTGGCGGTGGACGTCGGTTGCGGCAATGGCCAGCTCACTCAGCAACTGGCCGGGCATTTTTCGCAGGTCGCAGGGTTCGACCCCAGCGCCGAGCAGATCGCCCACACCGTGGCGCATAGCAATATCACTTACCAATGCGCCCCGGCCGAAAGCATTCCGCTGCCCGACCAAAGTGCCAGCCTGATCACCGCCGCCCAGGCCGCGCACTGGTTCGACCTGCCGGTGTTCTACAACGAGGTACGGCGCATTGCCGAGCGCGGCGCGGTGCTGGCACTGATCAGCTATGGCGTGCTGGGTCTTGAAGGCGAATTGGGCAAGCGCTTTGCGCAGTTCTACTGGCAAGAGATCGGCCCGTACTGGCCGGCCGAGCGCAAGCTGGTCGACGAGGGTTACCAGACCCTGGCGTTTCCCTTCGAGCCGGTCACTGCACCTGCCTTGAGCATCAAACTGGACTGGGACTTGCCCGCGTTTCTGGGCTATGTCTCGACCTGGTCGGCGGTGCGCAAGGCCCAACAGGACGCTCAACAGGACCTACTGCTGCGCTTTGCCCAAGACCTGGCGGCCATGTGGGGCGATGCAACCGACACCAGAACCATCAGTTGGCCGATCAATATGCGGGTGGGCAAGGTGTTGTCATAG
- a CDS encoding LysE family translocator, with translation MEFGNGFLLSLSLCLEIGLANMAMINLAMQRGFSQGVWLGIGTCVGDLLYAVLAMAGMAVLLQIEWVRWVLWLGGSLVLGYLCVKMLRSALNVRADNLQAAGDQWGRSNLALFSRGIILAMSSPSAILWFAAVGGAIIARQGADMTGAGLFLGGFFTAGVFWACALCLLAAQGGRLLGPRLMKYTYIGSALIFAYFAVYVVLTGYLEFFPASPPASIEL, from the coding sequence ATGGAATTTGGTAACGGTTTTTTGCTCAGCCTTTCGCTGTGCCTGGAGATTGGCCTGGCCAATATGGCGATGATCAATCTGGCGATGCAGCGCGGTTTTTCCCAGGGCGTATGGCTGGGCATCGGCACCTGTGTCGGTGATCTGCTCTACGCGGTGTTGGCCATGGCCGGGATGGCTGTCCTGTTGCAGATCGAGTGGGTGCGCTGGGTGCTGTGGCTCGGTGGTTCGCTGGTGCTCGGTTACCTGTGTGTGAAGATGCTGCGCAGCGCCCTGAACGTGCGTGCAGACAACCTGCAGGCGGCGGGTGATCAGTGGGGCCGGAGCAACCTGGCGCTGTTTTCTCGCGGCATCATCCTGGCGATGTCGTCGCCCAGCGCAATCCTGTGGTTCGCTGCAGTGGGCGGCGCAATCATCGCCCGGCAAGGCGCCGACATGACCGGCGCCGGCCTGTTCCTCGGCGGGTTCTTCACTGCCGGGGTGTTCTGGGCATGCGCGTTGTGCCTGCTGGCGGCACAGGGTGGGCGGCTGCTGGGGCCGCGGCTGATGAAGTACACCTACATCGGCTCGGCGCTGATCTTTGCTTACTTTGCCGTTTACGTCGTGCTCACCGGCTACCTGGAGTTTTTCCCGGCTTCACCGCCAGCAAGCATCGAGCTGTAG
- a CDS encoding AraC family transcriptional regulator, translating to MPATTVLETRRASTLDLPVEQRLAFWDDYNASILVGLKCSSFAQTGLTATQDNLCLDRLRLARIDGNEHVVERSLPMIRSTPSESIFVALVQHSQSFFYQGDNCLLLQPGDLLLYRNDKPYLFGFSGPMRLFIFDMPASDFAEHCLRDLQGAVRVGAESPVQRLLVRSLGERVDGFFDAPRHEQAARFQTETYDLLASIISDHAGEHRASALSAAYLLAAKQYIQQHLDDPALSCEQVAAATGVSSRHLARLFAQEGGAPGRYLLEKRLARARQMLASPMGARLGVAEIAYCNGFSSQAHFARSFKARYGVTPSEVRRG from the coding sequence ATGCCTGCCACGACAGTGCTTGAAACACGGCGAGCCAGCACCCTCGATCTACCTGTCGAGCAACGCTTGGCTTTTTGGGATGACTACAATGCGTCGATTCTGGTTGGCCTGAAGTGTTCGTCCTTTGCCCAGACAGGATTGACGGCCACCCAAGACAACCTGTGTCTTGATCGATTACGGCTGGCGCGCATCGACGGCAATGAACATGTGGTCGAACGCAGCCTGCCGATGATTCGGTCGACGCCCAGCGAGTCCATCTTTGTCGCGTTGGTGCAGCACAGTCAGTCGTTCTTTTACCAGGGCGACAATTGTCTGCTGTTACAGCCCGGTGACCTGTTGCTTTATCGAAATGACAAACCTTACCTGTTTGGTTTTTCCGGGCCGATGCGTTTGTTTATCTTCGATATGCCGGCCAGTGACTTTGCCGAACACTGCCTGCGTGATTTGCAGGGCGCGGTCAGAGTGGGCGCCGAAAGTCCGGTGCAACGCTTGCTGGTTCGCTCATTGGGTGAGCGGGTCGATGGCTTTTTCGATGCCCCCCGTCATGAACAGGCCGCTCGCTTCCAGACTGAGACTTACGACCTGCTGGCCAGCATCATCAGCGACCACGCCGGCGAGCACCGGGCCAGCGCGCTGAGCGCGGCCTACCTGCTGGCTGCCAAACAGTATATTCAGCAGCACCTTGATGACCCGGCGCTCAGTTGCGAGCAGGTCGCGGCGGCCACCGGGGTCTCCAGTCGCCACCTGGCGCGGTTGTTCGCCCAGGAAGGCGGGGCGCCGGGCCGTTACTTGCTGGAAAAGCGCCTGGCGCGTGCCCGGCAAATGCTCGCTTCGCCTATGGGCGCGCGTTTGGGTGTGGCTGAAATTGCCTATTGCAACGGGTTCTCCAGCCAGGCGCACTTTGCCCGCTCTTTCAAGGCGCGTTATGGCGTGACGCCCAGCGAAGTACGGCGGGGTTGA
- a CDS encoding DUF4198 domain-containing protein, with the protein MRLKPSLLALSLIGSTLFTAQASAHGLWTEQRRGNIEVVFGEGAEDTAYKPAQVTAGWAWDKTGKPVAVTIEPQADHARLKPAGEAAAVAAELDLGVYTKGKDGKWVNQPLSKVPGGSDAVQARKYSLAINDHVKLPALDALKLVIVPQADPLEIGVGKPLPVKVLLDGKPAAGIKLIPDYRSAPDETSGETDAQGNAQVVVRNAGLNVIAAQTSVEVKGNADYSKRALFTSLTFVGEEHHD; encoded by the coding sequence ATGCGCCTCAAACCCTCCCTGCTCGCCCTGAGCCTGATCGGCAGCACTCTGTTCACAGCCCAGGCCAGCGCCCACGGTCTGTGGACCGAACAACGCCGTGGCAATATCGAAGTGGTCTTTGGCGAAGGCGCTGAAGACACCGCTTACAAGCCGGCACAAGTGACCGCTGGCTGGGCCTGGGACAAGACCGGCAAACCGGTTGCCGTGACCATCGAGCCGCAGGCTGACCACGCCCGCCTCAAGCCGGCTGGCGAAGCAGCCGCAGTGGCAGCTGAACTGGACCTGGGGGTGTACACCAAGGGCAAGGATGGCAAGTGGGTCAACCAGCCACTGTCCAAAGTCCCCGGCGGCAGCGACGCCGTGCAGGCCCGCAAGTACAGCCTGGCGATCAACGACCACGTGAAACTGCCGGCGCTGGACGCCCTGAAACTGGTCATCGTGCCCCAGGCCGACCCGCTGGAAATCGGCGTTGGCAAACCACTGCCGGTCAAAGTGCTGCTTGACGGTAAACCCGCCGCCGGCATCAAACTGATCCCGGACTACCGCAGCGCGCCGGATGAAACCAGCGGCGAAACCGACGCCCAGGGCAACGCTCAGGTGGTGGTGCGCAACGCCGGCCTCAACGTAATAGCGGCCCAGACCAGCGTTGAAGTCAAAGGCAACGCCGACTACAGCAAACGCGCGCTGTTCACCTCGCTGACTTTTGTGGGTGAAGAGCACCACGATTGA
- a CDS encoding thiol-disulfide oxidoreductase DCC family protein, giving the protein MPNALLRPEPAPLLAPGETVVLFDGVCKLCNGWARFLIRHDQHQRVRLATVQSPEGQALLAWAGLPLDRFETMAVIRDRHCWLRSDAFFEVLRQLPGGWPLLGVFRWLPVRLRDTGYAWIARNRYRWFGKYDQCLLPTADHQKRFL; this is encoded by the coding sequence ATGCCCAACGCTCTGCTGCGTCCTGAACCGGCGCCACTCTTGGCGCCAGGAGAAACCGTCGTGCTGTTCGATGGGGTGTGCAAGCTGTGCAACGGTTGGGCGAGGTTTCTGATCCGCCACGATCAGCACCAGCGTGTGCGGCTGGCCACCGTACAATCGCCCGAAGGGCAGGCGCTGTTGGCCTGGGCCGGTTTACCGCTGGATCGTTTTGAAACCATGGCGGTGATTCGCGACCGGCACTGTTGGCTGCGCTCTGATGCGTTTTTCGAGGTTCTACGGCAGTTGCCGGGTGGCTGGCCGCTGCTTGGGGTGTTCAGGTGGCTGCCGGTGCGGCTGCGTGACACCGGTTACGCCTGGATAGCGCGCAACCGTTATCGCTGGTTTGGCAAGTACGACCAGTGCCTGTTGCCGACGGCTGATCATCAAAAGCGGTTTTTGTAG
- a CDS encoding DUF4198 domain-containing protein codes for MRVTHSLLALSVISAALFAGQAGAHGLWTEQRRGNIEVVYGHGAEDNAFKAQKVAGAWAYDLAGKQIPVTVERLDDHARLKPLKPAAVMTVALDNGMWTRNKDKKWINEGRSKVPGGTDSIHTFKYSLAIYEHDAKLPNLDKLKMVIVPQADPLEVGPGKPLPVQVLIDGKPAAGIKLFGDYRSEPDTVSAETDAEGRANVIIRNEGLNIIAAEATLPVKGDADIEARGLFTSLTFVGKEHHD; via the coding sequence ATGCGCGTGACTCACTCTCTGCTGGCCTTGAGCGTCATCAGTGCGGCGCTGTTTGCCGGGCAGGCAGGTGCCCATGGTCTGTGGACCGAACAACGCCGCGGCAATATCGAAGTGGTCTACGGCCATGGCGCTGAAGACAACGCCTTCAAGGCGCAAAAAGTCGCCGGGGCCTGGGCGTACGACCTGGCCGGCAAGCAGATTCCGGTGACCGTCGAACGACTGGACGACCACGCCCGCCTCAAGCCGCTCAAGCCTGCGGCGGTGATGACCGTGGCGCTGGACAACGGCATGTGGACGCGCAACAAGGACAAGAAATGGATCAACGAAGGCCGTAGCAAAGTGCCCGGCGGCACCGACTCGATTCACACCTTCAAGTACAGCCTGGCGATCTATGAGCATGACGCCAAACTGCCGAATCTGGACAAGCTGAAGATGGTCATCGTGCCGCAGGCCGACCCGCTGGAAGTTGGTCCGGGCAAGCCACTGCCGGTGCAGGTGCTGATCGACGGCAAGCCGGCCGCCGGTATCAAGCTGTTTGGTGACTACCGCAGCGAACCGGACACAGTCAGCGCTGAAACCGATGCTGAAGGCCGCGCCAACGTGATCATCCGCAATGAAGGCCTGAACATCATCGCCGCTGAAGCGACCTTGCCGGTCAAGGGCGACGCGGATATCGAAGCACGCGGGCTGTTCACCTCCCTGACCTTCGTGGGTAAAGAGCACCACGACTGA
- a CDS encoding TonB-dependent siderophore receptor, whose product MSSRTLASFAGFAFGVLGAPLYAADPIELDSVTVTADHEYETATSAVKGYRATRSATATKTDTAIKDIPQSISVVPASVLKDLGTTQVERALDYAGGVSKQNNFGGLTLYEYSIRGFTTSEFYKDGFSANRGYPATPDAANIERIEVLKGPAASLYGRGDPGGTVNMVTKQPQQQAFTTLQASAGSWDRYRTALDVNTPLDADGKLLSRVNLAVEDNHSFRDHVESHRVFVAPSLRWELDPDTTLLVQTEFVRHDSIFDRGIVAPNNRWSGVSRSTFLGEPNDKIDNDNNMIQAALDHKLNDSWSVRLASHYKQGELSGFASESRALNADGRTVNRRYRERDMNWHDSITQLELRGFFDTGALQHEVLIGTEYENYRKNERVTAIAGSAYAIDIYNPVYGQAKPTGARSGTDFFEHVESRALNLQDQIIFTDKLRGMIGARYEHFDQQIDNYAGNATQQQRHDAFTQRAGLLYQLTPQVGLFANASTSFKPNNGLDAAGKSFDPEEGVGYEAGIKAELFDQRLSTTLAAFHIEKENVLALDPGSDTSRAIGKARSQGLDLQLSGQLTDAIRVIGALAYVDAEVTKGDRSIPAGSRILGVAKRSGSLLGVYEFQEGLLRGSDVGAAFSYVGDRSGEAGTSFELPAYHTVDLLAHYKATDNVTVGLNLNNIFDEKYYERSYSNYWIAPGEPRNFTVSLTLNL is encoded by the coding sequence ATGTCCTCCCGCACACTCGCCTCTTTTGCCGGCTTCGCCTTTGGCGTGCTCGGCGCGCCGCTGTACGCCGCAGACCCCATTGAACTCGATAGCGTGACGGTCACCGCCGATCACGAATACGAAACCGCGACCAGTGCGGTGAAAGGCTATCGCGCCACGCGCTCAGCCACGGCGACCAAGACTGACACGGCGATCAAGGACATCCCGCAGTCGATCAGCGTGGTGCCGGCCAGCGTACTCAAGGATTTGGGCACCACCCAGGTAGAGCGTGCGCTGGATTACGCCGGCGGTGTGTCGAAGCAGAACAACTTCGGCGGCCTGACCCTCTACGAGTACAGCATCCGCGGCTTTACCACCTCGGAGTTCTACAAGGATGGCTTCAGCGCCAACCGCGGCTACCCCGCCACCCCGGACGCCGCCAACATCGAGCGCATCGAAGTGCTCAAGGGGCCTGCGGCCAGCCTGTATGGCCGTGGCGATCCGGGCGGCACCGTGAACATGGTCACCAAGCAGCCGCAACAGCAAGCCTTCACCACCCTGCAGGCCAGCGCCGGCAGTTGGGATCGCTACCGCACCGCGCTGGACGTCAACACCCCGCTTGATGCCGACGGCAAACTGCTGAGCCGGGTCAACCTGGCGGTGGAAGACAATCACAGCTTCCGCGACCACGTCGAGAGCCATCGGGTGTTCGTCGCCCCGTCGCTGCGCTGGGAGCTTGACCCTGACACCACGCTGCTGGTGCAGACCGAGTTCGTGCGCCACGACTCGATCTTCGACCGTGGCATTGTTGCGCCCAACAACCGCTGGAGCGGTGTATCGCGTTCGACCTTTCTGGGTGAACCGAACGACAAGATCGACAACGACAACAACATGATCCAGGCCGCGCTGGACCATAAGCTCAACGACAGTTGGTCGGTGCGCCTGGCCAGCCATTACAAGCAGGGTGAACTGTCGGGTTTCGCCAGTGAATCGCGGGCGCTGAACGCCGATGGCCGGACGGTCAACCGCCGTTACCGCGAGCGCGACATGAACTGGCACGACAGCATTACCCAACTGGAACTGCGCGGTTTCTTCGACACCGGTGCCCTGCAGCATGAAGTGCTGATCGGCACCGAATACGAGAATTACCGCAAGAACGAACGAGTCACCGCCATCGCCGGCAGCGCTTACGCGATCGACATCTACAACCCTGTCTACGGCCAGGCCAAACCGACTGGCGCGCGTTCCGGCACCGACTTTTTCGAGCACGTAGAAAGCCGCGCGCTGAACCTGCAAGACCAGATCATCTTCACCGACAAATTGCGCGGCATGATCGGCGCGCGCTACGAGCACTTCGACCAGCAGATCGACAACTACGCCGGCAACGCCACCCAGCAGCAGCGTCATGACGCGTTCACCCAACGCGCCGGCCTGCTCTACCAACTGACCCCGCAAGTCGGTCTGTTCGCTAACGCCTCGACCTCGTTCAAGCCCAACAACGGGCTGGATGCGGCGGGCAAGAGCTTCGATCCGGAAGAAGGGGTCGGGTACGAGGCCGGGATCAAGGCTGAACTGTTCGACCAGCGTCTGAGCACCACCCTGGCAGCGTTCCATATCGAAAAGGAAAACGTCCTGGCGCTGGACCCTGGCAGCGACACCAGCCGCGCCATTGGCAAGGCGCGCAGCCAGGGCCTGGACCTGCAATTGAGCGGCCAGCTTACCGACGCGATCCGGGTCATCGGCGCCTTGGCGTACGTGGATGCCGAAGTCACCAAAGGCGACCGCAGCATCCCGGCCGGCAGCCGCATTCTCGGGGTGGCCAAGCGCAGTGGCAGCCTGTTGGGCGTGTATGAGTTCCAGGAAGGCCTGCTGCGCGGTTCAGATGTCGGCGCGGCCTTCAGCTACGTGGGCGACCGCTCCGGTGAAGCGGGCACTTCGTTCGAACTGCCGGCTTACCACACCGTTGACCTGCTGGCTCACTACAAGGCCACCGACAACGTCACTGTGGGCCTGAACCTGAACAACATCTTTGACGAAAAATATTACGAGCGCTCCTACAGCAACTACTGGATTGCCCCCGGCGAACCTCGTAATTTCACCGTCAGCCTCACCCTTAACCTCTGA
- a CDS encoding MFS transporter: MAYKNNTARYENTLLCILFLTFGFVFFDRLALSFLFPFMQQELQLNNSHLGMLSSVLALAWAISGLVVGAWSDRHGKRKPVLIVAVILFSLCSAVSGLVGGFLSLLLFRAIMGLAEGPILPLSQSLMVEASSPHRRGLNMGLLQGSAAGLLGAVVGPPVLVALAEAFGWRHAFIVSLLPGLLIAWLIWRYVKPDEPRPAAQPTNSETGKVSIFALLKIRNIMLCTLISCTFVTWFVVLISFTPIFLVSIRGFSASTMGTLMSCLGVAWVIWGFGVAAISDRLGRRPTLVIFSLLAAACPIALLYAPDAISLGALLVLTYTGLGCFTLFMATIPAETVARGSIATALGLIMGLGELIGGFVAPTIAGFAADRFGLSIIMWISCGGALLAGLLSLFLQETAPAVLARKNLAGALPAKTGQA; encoded by the coding sequence ATGGCGTATAAAAATAATACCGCCCGCTATGAAAACACTTTGCTGTGCATCCTGTTCCTGACTTTCGGCTTCGTCTTTTTCGATCGTCTGGCGCTGTCTTTTCTGTTTCCGTTCATGCAGCAGGAGCTGCAACTGAACAACAGCCACTTGGGCATGCTGTCTTCGGTACTGGCGCTGGCCTGGGCGATTTCCGGGCTGGTGGTCGGTGCCTGGTCCGACCGCCACGGCAAGCGCAAGCCGGTGCTGATCGTGGCGGTTATTCTGTTTTCACTGTGTTCGGCAGTGTCCGGGCTGGTCGGAGGGTTCCTCAGCCTGCTGCTGTTTCGCGCCATCATGGGGCTGGCCGAAGGGCCGATCCTGCCGTTGTCGCAATCGCTGATGGTCGAGGCGTCATCGCCGCATCGGCGCGGCCTGAACATGGGCCTGCTGCAAGGCTCGGCCGCCGGCCTGCTCGGCGCGGTGGTCGGCCCACCAGTGCTGGTGGCCCTGGCCGAGGCATTCGGCTGGCGTCACGCGTTCATCGTTTCGCTGCTGCCTGGGCTGCTGATCGCCTGGCTGATCTGGCGCTACGTAAAACCTGACGAACCACGCCCGGCGGCGCAGCCCACCAACAGCGAAACCGGCAAAGTCAGCATTTTTGCCCTGTTGAAGATCCGCAACATCATGCTCTGCACGTTGATCAGCTGCACCTTCGTCACTTGGTTTGTAGTGCTGATCTCTTTCACGCCGATCTTTCTGGTCAGCATCCGTGGCTTCAGTGCCAGCACCATGGGCACCCTGATGAGTTGCCTGGGCGTCGCCTGGGTGATCTGGGGCTTCGGCGTGGCGGCGATATCCGACCGGCTCGGCCGTCGTCCGACCCTGGTGATTTTTTCGCTGCTGGCGGCAGCCTGCCCGATTGCGCTGCTGTATGCGCCCGATGCCATCAGTCTCGGTGCATTGCTGGTGCTGACCTACACAGGGCTGGGCTGCTTCACCCTGTTCATGGCCACCATTCCGGCAGAGACCGTGGCCCGCGGCAGCATCGCCACCGCGCTGGGCCTGATCATGGGCCTTGGCGAACTGATTGGCGGCTTCGTGGCACCGACCATCGCCGGCTTTGCCGCTGACCGCTTCGGCCTGTCAATCATCATGTGGATCTCCTGCGGCGGCGCGCTGCTGGCCGGTTTGCTGTCGCTGTTTCTGCAAGAAACCGCACCCGCCGTGCTGGCCCGCAAAAACCTTGCGGGCGCTCTGCCCGCCAAGACAGGCCAGGCCTGA